From Salmo salar chromosome ssa04, Ssal_v3.1, whole genome shotgun sequence, one genomic window encodes:
- the bada gene encoding bcl2-associated agonist of cell death produces MDHTHDCVDDNPETMNEHDESDHSGTTHYPEFQRHYVSTRTGIRPRPGGRVRLYSESQVCSQVGRRDNTEFQDVMTPTEEGGGDGAPFRSRSQSAPPTLWAAKKYGRQLRRMSDEFDTWLDKGEPKRGISPGGVKQEVSRGWFSFLWSPKKAEGRE; encoded by the exons ATGGACCACACACATGATTGTGTGGATGACAACCCAGAAACCATGAATGAACATGATGAGTCTGACCACTCAGGAACCACACACTACCCAGAATTTCAGCGCCATTATGTCTCCACTAGGACGGGCATCAGACCACGACCAG GTGGGCGAGTGCGGCTCTACTCCGAGTCCCAGGTGTGCTCCCAGGTTGGCAGAAGGGACAACACAGAGTTTCAGGATGTGATGACTCCTACTGAGGAGGGCGGTGGCGATGGGGCTCCTTTCCGAAGCCGATCACAGTCTGCTCCTCCTACACTGTGGGCTGCAAAGAAATATGGCCGCCAGCTGAGGAGGATGAGTGATGAATTTGACACCTGGCTCGACAAAGGG GAACCCAAGAGAGGGATAAGCCCAGGAGGGGTCAAGCAGGAGGTCTCCCGAGGATGGTTCTCTTTCCTCTGGAGTCCAAAAAAGGCTGAAGGCAGGGAGTGA
- the zgc:77262 gene encoding uncharacterized protein LOC100380826 (The RefSeq protein has 1 frameshift compared to this genomic sequence) → MVKIFVGNVNSSTTESELRTLFEKYGQVSDCDILKNYGFVHMNEEEEAQKAVAELHKHELNGARITVEFATTKVRNATKIYVGNVPEGTTAAKIRELFQPFGKVVECDIVKNFAFVHMQRENEAYEAISKLNHSKMEGQKIFVSISRNNQARNGRGDDYPPPPHHYPPHAPHYLPPRAPHGDYYPPRGRYPPPLPPPPPRAYYECDLYERRVRHDPYSSSSRYYEQDPYERRLPSLPQRPLSPPLTSCYYRERSPLASWSPPPPSSASYARRGAERDCVGGSSVPPPSSMCYALGSGFDKDDYFEEKYSNGFGRGY, encoded by the exons ATGGTGAAGATATTTGTTGGAAACGTGAATTCCTCAACCACAGAATCAGAACTGCGTACTCTATTTGAGAAATACGGTCAGGTGTCAGACTGTGACATTCTGAAAAACTATGGCTTCGTGCACATgaatgaggaggaggaagccCAGAAGGCAGTGGCAGAACTCCATAAGCATGAGCTGAATGGGGCGCGCATCACTGTGGAGTTTGCCACTACGAAGGTCCGCAATGCCACCAAGATCTACGTAGGGAATGTCCCTGAAGGGACCACAGCTGCTAAGATAAGAGAGCTCTTCCAACCGTTTGGTAAGGTGGTAGAGTGTGACATTGTGAAGAACTTTGCCTTTGTGCACATGCAGAGAGAAAATGAGGCCTATGAGGCCATTTCCAAGTTAAACCACTCTAAAATGGAGGGCCAAAAGATCTTTGTATCCATCTCCCGCAACAATCAAGCCAGGAATGGCAGAGGGGATGACTACCCTCCCCCACCTCACCACTATCCACCTCACGCTCCTCACTACCTCCCGCCTCGAGCTCCACACGGTGACTACTACCCACCTCGTGGTCgctatcctcctccccttccccca CCCCCCCCTAGGGCCTACTATGAGTGTGACCTATATGAGAGGCGTGTCCGCCATGACCCATACTCTTCCTCATCACGTTACTATGAGCAGGATCCTTATGAGCGACGgcttccctcactccctcagcGGCCACTTTCTCCCCCCCTTACTTCCTGTTATTACCGGGAGCGCAGCCCCCTGGCTAGCTGGTCTCCACCCCCACCTTCCTCTGCCAGCTATGCCCGAAGGGGTGCCGAGCGAGATTGTGTTGGTGGCAGCTCTGTGCCCCCTCCTTCCTCTATGTGCTATGCTCTGGGCTCAGGCTTTGATAAGGATGATTACTTTGAGGAGAAGTACTCCAATGGTTTTGGTAGGGGCTACTAA